In Cenarchaeum symbiont of Oopsacas minuta, the sequence TGATAATGAAAAGGGTCTACCTTATATGGGCAGAGTTTTTAGACCTTTTAATCTGAATTGTTCGTACAGTTTCATGCAATCAATACTCACTTTTTGATAACAATTGTGCAGCTCTAGTTGGAGGATGCCCTTCAAACTTTACCATGACTACCAAATGCATTCTGCCTCGTTCGTTTACATCCCTAGTACGTTTAATCACATCGTGTATGTTTTGCTGTTCTTTATTCATGATTAACAGTATAATATGGTGATCCAAATATTTTGTGGCAAGGACTACTTGAGTTTTCATACCCAAATCATATCATGATATTTTCAATATTGGGAATCTTTTGCAACAGACTAGGCAAGGACGTTTGATGTTTGAGTTACAAATACTTATTCTCGGCAGTATGAATATGTATTTTTTCAAGATCAACTAACACATATGGTTTGATGAATATTGCATGACATTTGTTATTACTAACTTGGAGTAAATCCATGATATCCGCCTGCTGCTTGTTGTGCGGCATCTTTGAACGTTGGTTCAAAAAGTGATACTAGATAACCATCTGGATCTTGTATTATTGCGTTTTTTCCTGCATCACGTTCTATTACATCTCGAAGTATGGGTATGTTTTTTGATCGTATTTCTTCAACAGCAGATGTCACATCTCCAACAGTAAATCCAATGGTAATACCATTATCGATAGAACTTCCAACATGTTCTGCTGTAAGTGATGCAGGATGTAAACTAATGAGTGCACCTGTCGTTCCTAAATCTACCCAAGTCCTACGTTGATTTTTTATTGGTAAACCTATTACATCATGATAAAATTCTACGGCTTTGTCTAAATCTTTAACAGCTAGTATTACATTACCAAGACGTGTTATATGCATGATTATAACATCACACGCGTAAAATTAAGTGTAACTAATAATTTCAATTAGAATTAACCTCGATCATTGTTTCTGTACGTTCGACGCCAACCATCTTTTGTATCTCTGTGGCAATTTCTTTTATTTTGATCAGATCTTCAACATCTATTCTAACTACTGCATCAAATTGACCACTAACTGGAAATGACTCAAATATTTGATCAATTTTGCCTAGTTTGGCAGCAATTAATTTTTTTGATGATTTTACTAAAATTATTGCCTTTACCATCCTAAATCAACCTCTATTTCTACAAGAGTTTCTGTAGATGAAATATCTTTGATTTGTTTATAGTTGATAACTGTGGAATTTATTTCATCTAGAGTTCCTTTGAGAAATACACAAATATCTGCCCTACCTGTTACAATAGCAATATCTTTCTTTATCTTTCGTTTCTTTTTTATCAATTCGATAGTTGAATCAATTTTACCTGGTTTTGTTGTAATAAGACATATTGCCCTCACGATAATCTATAACACGACGATAAATAAAAACTCTTGCTCATTTTGGCTCAACTTATCGGTACATGAATAGTGATCTTGTATCAAACCATCTACCATGTAAGATGACAATCAAAACAATCCCATAACAAAGGATCATCCTTACGATTTCTTATATTCGTGCTAGAACAATATGGACATTTTTTCATATTTAATCACTGTATGAGGTAAGATATTAAACGATACGAAACACCTCTCCAAAGACGTTCTTACCGTGGGATTTTCGTAATATGCAAGCCGATTCTAGAAAAATGTATTTTTTTATCCAGTACATCAATCTGATGTACCATTTTTGATATTGTTTCATGTCTTTTCTGTATAAACTCTCATGCATTATTTCAATTCATTGTATGTCGGACGTCTACTCATGAAATGGATTGTTTATTGATAATCCTTGATCAACATGATTGTGTTATTGACTAATTTGTTAGTCATGAAGTGACCTCATACTAAAAGAGCATATAGGCTCTGTCCATGAATAGCACCAAAAATTCGCCGTAACACTTTTAGATCATGGTTTCATACGACCGCAAAAACTTTTGATCAGTAGATCAAATCAATTTTAATGAAATTATCAAAGCACAGACGAAAAGGAGAATTCGACAGAACGCAAAATATGTTGATCACAGTATCTATGAAAGCAAGAAAACAAGGGATAAAGCCATGGGATTCAAGTCCGTTAGGACAACATGGCTTTGACCCCATCGGAATAGCAACCTGCCTTGTCTTTAAGACAATGCGTCAGCTGTCATTCGATGAACTTGTAGACTATCTAAAAGACACACCAAAATTACTAGAATCCCTCTACTTAAAAAAAGTACCTTCAAGATCTGCATTGCATGCATCTTTTTGTAGAATTCGAGAAGATTTTATCACGTGGATACATCAGCAGACCTGGTATGAAAGGTACTTTGTATGGAGATTCTACTGGATTTGCAATAAATGGTCAACGTACATGGCTGGATGCAAAAAATGGTATTAGTTCTAGGCGTGATTATCGCAAACTACACATTGTGAGAGCAAAAAATGGTATGATCATAGCACATGTGGTTACTGATGGAAGACGTCATGATGCACCTGTATTTGAACAAATGTGTAAAAAAATACCACAAGGTTCAGCCTATGTGATACTTGATGCAGCATATCTTTCACATACTATATTCACACTCATCGAAGATGGTGGACGTATTCCTGTAATAATGCCAAAAAAAAATATTCGTGTAAAAGGATTTGATGCAATGGGCAGGATGCTCCGATGGCATCGTGATGATTTACAAGGATTCTTGAAAATATATCGCAAACGTATAGTGTGGAGCATAAGTCTTTTGGAATTCACATTCACCGCAAAGTTTTTTGATCGGCACATTCTCAATCATGTATGGACAATCTAAGTAAACAACTCAAAGACGCCCATAGGAAAGAAAGAGATCCAAACATACGTGACAGAATCGTTGTAGTACAAATGGTTCATGTAAACAATATGAACATATACCCCAGATCATAAGTTCGTTAAAAAATCCTCCATCTTTGGTTTAAAATAATCTGTAACGTTATTAGGCAGTTTCTTTGTTCTCAGATATTTCGTGAAATTACTTCTCTTATCCTCTAGTTGTGGATAGTACTCTGAATGATCCATAGCCTGCTTGGCAACAAACCAGATTGTCTCCATGATGTTGTGTTGTGGTGATGCTTTTGGAAGATATTCGATTCGAATTTTGTCTTGGTTTTCCTGCACATATCTTTCAAGATCTTTTGTTCTGTGTTGACTGGCTCTGTCAGCAATTATCATTATGCGACCGTATTTTGCAACTGCATCTTTTACGTATCGTAGAAATGTTGGACCATCAAATTTATCATACGATCTAAAAAATCGCTCACCAGAAATTGAGATCATTCCGTATGCTATGAATTTTCGATGATCACCCTTCCATCGATAGATGGGGCGCTCATCCTCGTTGCACCAGTATTTTTTGATCATCTTTCCATCGCTGTTGACTATGCTCTCATCCTGGACGAAAATTTTTGTCCTCTTTGACATTTCGTGCGTAATTATCTGCGTTATGCTCCTATACCATGTATAGCATTCATCGTATGATGTAGGCGCTGGCGTGTATTTTTTTGTGGAACTTTTGCTTCTAGTTTCCATCCACGCATAATTCTGTAAACATGTGTAATATGGTATGTAATTCCAGTTTTATTTTTAATATATTCGCGTACCTGCTTTGGAAGTATCATGGTTCCTGTTTCTGTAAATGTTTTTTCCATCTGCATCATGGTGTGTGAGCACACCAAAGGTGGACGACCGCATCTGGACCCTTCCTCCAGGCCTTTGAGTCCGTATTTTTGATATCGATCGTGCCATTTGTATACAAACTGGTACGTTCGGAACATAGAAGATGCTGTCTCTGTCATGTCCAGACCACGTATCTGCATCAGACACATGGCATGCAATCGTGCTATCATGCGTATATCTTTGCATTTGTTATAAGCCTGAAGGAGATCCTCGTCACTGACTTGCATGAATTGTTGTAAACGAGGTGATCAAAAAAGGTTGCTATGCATTTTTTAAACGAACTTATGCTTTGGGGTATATATGTTATTATCATTAAGGATCAAAGGCAACATGATGATTTCAATTGTTTTTACATTAGTTCATATACATAATTGATCCGTTTTCAAAATAGTTGATATAATTTATACCTAAAAATTTAACATTTTCAATTTAAAATTTGATTATGCATAAGATCTAATACATATCTGTCAGTGATCACAGATTTCTAATTTGAATATTTCGGATTGTATAACATCTTTGAGATTATTAACCTGATGAATATATTCTATAACAATCACATTGATTTTATTTGGATCGTCAACTATATTTTTAAACCAATTTTGTATTGACACTGCATCATCATTAGAAATTATAAGAAAAGTTGTAGATAATATTTGACATGATCTACAGTATGATTTTAATACATTTGCATTAACCACTTCATAATCGATACCAGCATAATCGCTTAAATCATATGATACAATGTACTGCATTCGTAATCATTATAAATCATGTTATAAATATACTGTCAATTACTAATTCATGTTTCGTATAAAAATAACCAGTCGTATAACATACTCAATACCAAAAACAGTAAAATCAATTTTAGGTATTAAAAACAGAGTTTTACAATAAATACAAATTTTCATTAAAATATTGAATTTAGATTAATGCTGATCCCATATAACATAATTGAACTGTATATAAAAATTCAAGCTAAAATTAAAAATTTACTCAATATTGAGGAAAAAATCGTATGAGGTCAGCTACTCCGTATTTTTGTGCGTAAATGCATCTATGTGCATTGTTTTTAAGCATTCCGTGCTTTTTTGCGTATTATTGTATAGCGTTCGCTATGTGTGGTTTTCTCATTAAATGGAGAGAGACATACATCTATTCGGGACATTATTCCCACAACCATCTTCGTCCACTTGTTAGAGCTTGCCGCAGCTAGAACATCGGAGCATTATCTCCATACATTTACTCGCGGTTGTACATCTAACTATAATTTTGTTCAAAATCTCTCCCATCTTTTAGCAACCAGTAAATGACTTTTAGCATCTTTGCTGCCGCTGC encodes:
- a CDS encoding Homeodomain-like domain-containing protein — protein: MIARLHAMCLMQIRGLDMTETASSMFRTYQFVYKWHDRYQKYGLKGLEEGSRCGRPPLVCSHTMMQMEKTFTETGTMILPKQVREYIKNKTGITYHITHVYRIMRGWKLEAKVPQKNTRQRLHHTMNAIHGIGA
- a CDS encoding Transposase — translated: MSKRTKIFVQDESIVNSDGKMIKKYWCNEDERPIYRWKGDHRKFIAYGMISISGERFFRSYDKFDGPTFLRYVKDAVAKYGRIMIIADRASQHRTKDLERYVQENQDKIRIEYLPKASPQHNIMETIWFVAKQAMDHSEYYPQLEDKRSNFTKYLRTKKLPNNVTDYFKPKMEDFLTNL
- a CDS encoding Transposase, with the translated sequence MHLFVEFEKILSRGYISRPGMKGTLYGDSTGFAINGQRTWLDAKNGISSRRDYRKLHIVRAKNGMIIAHVVTDGRRHDAPVFEQMCKKIPQGSAYVILDAAYLSHTIFTLIEDGGRIPVIMPKKNIRVKGFDAMGRMLRWHRDDLQGFLKIYRKRIVWSISLLEFTFTAKFFDRHILNHVWTI
- a CDS encoding transcriptional regulator AsnC family produces the protein MVKAIILVKSSKKLIAAKLGKIDQIFESFPVSGQFDAVVRIDVEDLIKIKEIATEIQKMVGVERTETMIEVNSN
- a CDS encoding Glyoxalase-like domain-containing protein gives rise to the protein MHITRLGNVILAVKDLDKAVEFYHDVIGLPIKNQRRTWVDLGTTGALISLHPASLTAEHVGSSIDNGITIGFTVGDVTSAVEEIRSKNIPILRDVIERDAGKNAIIQDPDGYLVSLFEPTFKDAAQQAAGGYHGFTPS